The Jatrophihabitans sp. DNA segment CGGCAGCAGGAAGCCCAGCCCCACACCTAGGCCCAGTGGTATCAGCAGCCCGCCCAGGCTGACTCGGACCGCGGTGGCGCCGCGTCGGCGGATCAGGCCCAGGTCGACGTGCATCCCCGACAGCCCGACCAGCAGCAGCACGCCGACCTGGGCCACCGCGTTGATCATGTTCGCCTGCGGCGCGCTGGCCGGGAACAGCCAGTCCCACAGCTCCGGCGTCAGGTGCCCCAACAGGGACGGCCCTACCAGCACCCCGGTCAGCAGCTCACCCACCACCGCCGGCATCCCGAACCGCACCGCCAGCCGCCCCAGGATCACCGCCAGGCCGAGCAGCACGCCGACCTGGATCAGAAAGACCAGCAGATCATGACCAGCCGGCTGCGGAAGCGGCGAAAATTCAGCGGCGAGCACGGTCGGGCTCATGTCGTGCCAGGCCGGTCAGCGGTGAGCTGGCGGGGCTGGTCGACCGAGGTCAAGCCGGTCAGCCCCGGCGTGCGCCCGAGGGCCCGGTCCGCCAGCGTCCGGGCCAGCACCGGGCCGAACTTGAACGACATCCCGCCGCACGCCGCGAAGGCCCACACCCCGTCGCCGAGCTGCACCAGCAGCGGTCCCTGCCCGGCCTCGTCGGTGAGGTAGTAGCCCTCCGTCGCGCCGGTCACGGCGGCCGGGTCGAAAGCGGCCAGCACGGTGCTGAACCGGCGGATCAGGTGGGTACGCCATTCGGCGGGGGTCTGCCGGTCTGTCAGCTCGGCCACCGTGCGGCAGGCGCTGGCCGCGCTGAGGCGCACCGGGGTGCCGGCGACCGGCGGCATCAGCCACGCGTCGCGGGTGGCGCCCAGCCCGAGCACCGCGGGCGATCGGGACCACGCCGCCGGAAAGGAGCTCGGGGTGTAGGACAGCATCGTCTGACGCTTCAAGGTCAAACCCTCGCTGAGCCCGGCCGGCAGCAATTCGCGCGACCACGGCCCGGCCGCCACCACCACGCTGTCACCGGACAGCACGCCGCCATCGGCGAGCACGACGGACGCCGACTCGGCCACCCGCGTCACCCGGCGGTGCGAGTGGACGCGCACGGCGGGATGGCCGCGCAGCCAGCGGGCCGCCGCCAGCAGCGCCCGGTCGGCCCGCACCGTTCCGGCAGCCGGCTCCAGGACCGCGGGCTGCCTGGAGGTGAACCCCCGCAGCTGGGGGCAGCGCTCTGACAGCTCCCGGCCGGTCAGCGCCCGGACCGGCACGCCGGCCTGGTTCAGCACCGCCAGCTCGGACTCGACGTCCGGCGCCGCCAGCACGGTGAGTACCCCGCTGCGATAGTAGAAACGGCCGCCGAGCCGGCGCTCGGTTTCGACCCATGCCTCGTGCAAGCCGGCCGCCGCCAGCGACAGCGGCTGTTCACCGCGGTGCAGCGTGCGCACCACCCGATGCTGGTCGTAGGAGGTGGCCGACGGCGACGGTATCGCCGCCTGCTCCACCAGGTCGACCTGGGCCCCCGCACGGACGCAGTCCACGGCGGTGAGCAGGCCGATCACCCCGCCACCGACCACCACTATCCGCATGCCGGCTTACCCGTGTGCCGCCGCGTCGGCCGCGGTCAGCGACAGCAGCGGTGGTGTGAACGGCGCGACCTGCGCGACATCGAAGGCCCCCGGCTCGAGCACGCCGTCGAAGCCGCCGGCCTGCCGTGCCGCGGCGGCCAGGTCGATCAGGATCGGAGCACTGAGCGCCAGCAGCGCCCGGACCTGCAGGATCAGGTCACCCCACGCCTCGGGCTGCTCGTCCAGACCGCGCCCGTCGAGGGCGGCCGCCAGCCGTCCCAGCCGGGCGATCTGGGTCAGGATCGTGTCAGCACACCGGTTCAGGCTGTAGTTGGGCACCTCGTAGTGAAAGTCGAAGCGGGCCAGCATGGTCGCGGCGCAGGCCCGGCCCTGCGCCGACACCGGCAGCGCCGGTGCTTCGCCGGCCGCATTCGCCGTGGCCTTGCCGATGGTCTCGGCCAGCCGGTTCCAGGGTTCGACCAGCCGCTCACGAGTGACTTTGTCCAGCCCGGTCCGGGTGAAAGTGGTTCGCTGGTACTCCGGCGCGGTCAGCGCCAGGTACAGCCGCACCGGATCTCTGGGCACCTCGAGAAGCAGTTCCTGAACCGACAGGACGTGCCTCTTGCTGGTGGAGAACTTCTCGCTCTCCAGCTCGTAGAACTCGTTCGTCAGCACCCATTCGGGCCGGATGTACTTCTGGCCGTGCGCCATCAGCAGCGCCATGTGGGCGAGCGCGAAGTAGTAGGCGTTGTCGAAGCCCAGGAAGTGCACGATGCGCATGTTCTCCTCGGGCAGCCACAGCTGGCCGGGCGTGGTGTCGCGGCCCAGTTGCGCCGCGGCGTAGGACGAGGTGTACATCCCCGCCGGGATCAGCTCGAGCCAAGCGTTGAGCACCTGCCCGGGAGTCTCGGGGAACGGCGCGGGCATGCCCCAGGCGAGCGGGTAGGTGATGGGCAGGTCCTGCAGCGGGCGGGACAGGACATCGCGCACCATCTGCACCAGGTGCGGACGCCAGTAGGAGGACCACTGCTCGTGGTAGGCGGTGAGCTGCTCGCGGTACTCCTCCATCGGCAACACCAGAATGGTGGTCTCCCGGACTACCGGAATGTCGCGCGGGTCGATGGTGGAGTGCGGGTCGAGCAGGTCGTCGAAGTTGTTCGGATGGCAGCAGGTCTCGCACAGGCCACCGCGGCTGGTGGCCAGGCAGACCGGGCACTCGCCTTCGATCAGACCCTCGACGAGGAACTCGCCGGTCCGCTCCAGGTAGGGCATCTTCACGGTCCGGAGCCGGAACTTGCCGGCCTGGTGCAGCGCCCTGAAGTAGTCGAGCACCGTGTCCTGATAGGTCTGATCGAACGGGCCGAAACCGTCGAAGGAGATGCCGATCGCTGTCAGCGCCTCGCGGATCAGCTCGGTGGAGTCGCGGCAGAGCTGCTCCGGTTCGACCCCGAGCCGCCGGGCCGAGGCCACCACGAAGGTCTGGCTGTCATCGGTGCCGGTGCTGAACACGACCTTGCGACCCCGGGCCCGCTGGTAGCGCGCGTAGACGTCACCGCCCAGGTACGGCCCGGCGATGTGGCCCAGGTGCATGCCGCCGTTGGGCGTCGGGTTCGGGCCGAGGACCAGTACCGGACGGTCGTCCTCGGCCGGACGCGGCGGCCTCACGACTGGGTCTTCGCGCGGTTCTTGGCGAGGAAGCGCTCAGACATCTCCTCGTCCCACCACACGCTGTAGAACATGAACTCGTCCTCGCCGTCGTTGAGCAGCCGGTGGCGCTTGCCAGGCTGGAAGAACGCCACGTCGCCGGCCGCGAACGGCGTCTGGTCGCCATCGCACTCGATCACCGCCGAGCCGCGCACCGCGATGAAGATCTCGTGCTCGTGGTGGGAGTGCAGGGTCGAACGGGTACCTGGCAGGGCCAGTGCCCAGGAGCCTTCGAAAGGCGCGTTCACCACGTCCCAGGGCTGCAGCCGCTGGGTGTGCAGCCCGTACTCGTGCAGGAGGTTGTCGGACTGGAGATGGACTATTTCGGCTGCCATGATTACCTTCCCGCGATCTGGTTGAGGATGTCGGCGCTGTGCCCGGCTGGGCTGGCGCCGTTGTCGGACCGGCCCGCCGCCCGGTGCGCGAGGACGTCGAAGGTGATGTCCTTGGCACGGTGGGCCAGGACGCTGAGCAGCGAATCACCGATGCCGTGGGTGGCCTCGTTGATGCCCTGCAGGTAACAGGCGGCTTCGGCCGGCTCGTCCACCACCAACCGGTAGCCGCGGGTCACGTCGATCTTTTTCAACCCGATGGCGTCGGCCAGACCCTGGATCAGCTTCGGGGGCTGCCAGTTGAACCCGGTGCCGAGAAAGACCATGTCGCGGCGCAGCTCGGTGATCGAGCCGGTCCTGCGATCGGTGAGTTCGAGCACCACCTCGCCGTCCTCCTCGCGAGCGGCGGTGACCTCGGTC contains these protein-coding regions:
- a CDS encoding cation:proton antiporter, with amino-acid sequence MSPTVLAAEFSPLPQPAGHDLLVFLIQVGVLLGLAVILGRLAVRFGMPAVVGELLTGVLVGPSLLGHLTPELWDWLFPASAPQANMINAVAQVGVLLLVGLSGMHVDLGLIRRRGATAVRVSLGGLLIPLGLGVGLGFLLP
- a CDS encoding class I tRNA ligase family protein, translated to MRPPRPAEDDRPVLVLGPNPTPNGGMHLGHIAGPYLGGDVYARYQRARGRKVVFSTGTDDSQTFVVASARRLGVEPEQLCRDSTELIREALTAIGISFDGFGPFDQTYQDTVLDYFRALHQAGKFRLRTVKMPYLERTGEFLVEGLIEGECPVCLATSRGGLCETCCHPNNFDDLLDPHSTIDPRDIPVVRETTILVLPMEEYREQLTAYHEQWSSYWRPHLVQMVRDVLSRPLQDLPITYPLAWGMPAPFPETPGQVLNAWLELIPAGMYTSSYAAAQLGRDTTPGQLWLPEENMRIVHFLGFDNAYYFALAHMALLMAHGQKYIRPEWVLTNEFYELESEKFSTSKRHVLSVQELLLEVPRDPVRLYLALTAPEYQRTTFTRTGLDKVTRERLVEPWNRLAETIGKATANAAGEAPALPVSAQGRACAATMLARFDFHYEVPNYSLNRCADTILTQIARLGRLAAALDGRGLDEQPEAWGDLILQVRALLALSAPILIDLAAAARQAGGFDGVLEPGAFDVAQVAPFTPPLLSLTAADAAAHG
- a CDS encoding FAD-dependent oxidoreductase, with product MRIVVVGGGVIGLLTAVDCVRAGAQVDLVEQAAIPSPSATSYDQHRVVRTLHRGEQPLSLAAAGLHEAWVETERRLGGRFYYRSGVLTVLAAPDVESELAVLNQAGVPVRALTGRELSERCPQLRGFTSRQPAVLEPAAGTVRADRALLAAARWLRGHPAVRVHSHRRVTRVAESASVVLADGGVLSGDSVVVAAGPWSRELLPAGLSEGLTLKRQTMLSYTPSSFPAAWSRSPAVLGLGATRDAWLMPPVAGTPVRLSAASACRTVAELTDRQTPAEWRTHLIRRFSTVLAAFDPAAVTGATEGYYLTDEAGQGPLLVQLGDGVWAFAACGGMSFKFGPVLARTLADRALGRTPGLTGLTSVDQPRQLTADRPGTT
- a CDS encoding cupin domain-containing protein; this translates as MAAEIVHLQSDNLLHEYGLHTQRLQPWDVVNAPFEGSWALALPGTRSTLHSHHEHEIFIAVRGSAVIECDGDQTPFAAGDVAFFQPGKRHRLLNDGEDEFMFYSVWWDEEMSERFLAKNRAKTQS